Proteins encoded within one genomic window of Ideonella dechloratans:
- a CDS encoding KdsC family phosphatase → MVQPALRFPPELLVRAQGAGLGVKVALFDVDGVLTDGSVFIGEQGEVFKAFSTLDGHGLKLLAQAGIEPVIITGRDSAAVRRRVADLGLRHALYGVKDKLAAATPLLASLGADWSEAAAIGDDWPDLPLLTRAAFACAPANAHAEVKAVAHHVTAVPGGQGAAREFCDLLLMASGRYGELFHGHLQTLDGR, encoded by the coding sequence ATGGTCCAGCCTGCCCTGCGTTTTCCGCCCGAGCTGCTGGTGCGCGCCCAGGGGGCAGGACTGGGTGTCAAGGTCGCGCTGTTCGATGTGGATGGCGTGCTGACCGACGGCAGCGTCTTCATCGGCGAGCAGGGCGAGGTCTTCAAGGCCTTCTCCACCCTGGATGGCCACGGCCTGAAGCTGCTGGCCCAGGCGGGCATCGAGCCGGTGATCATCACCGGCCGGGATTCGGCGGCGGTGCGTCGCCGTGTGGCCGATCTGGGCCTGCGCCATGCACTCTATGGCGTGAAGGACAAGCTGGCCGCGGCCACGCCGCTGCTGGCCTCGCTGGGGGCGGACTGGTCCGAGGCGGCGGCCATCGGCGACGACTGGCCCGATCTGCCTCTGCTGACGCGCGCGGCCTTCGCCTGCGCGCCGGCCAACGCCCATGCCGAGGTGAAGGCGGTGGCCCACCACGTCACGGCCGTGCCCGGCGGCCAGGGCGCGGCACGCGAGTTCTGCGACCTGCTGTTGATGGCATCCGGCCGCTACGGCGAGCTCTTCCACGGCCATCTGCAGACACTGGATGGCCGCTGA
- a CDS encoding KpsF/GutQ family sugar-phosphate isomerase produces MRCPILNQTSPLNARSSFEPERALQLARDAVTVEAQALLALRDRLGEAFVQAVQAMLDSSHRVVVMGMGKSGHVGRKIAATLASTGTPAFFVHPGEASHGDLGMVMPGDTVIALSNSGESGEINAILPALRRLGVRLVAVTGKPESTLARHADIVLDSSVAQEACPLNLAPTASTTVQIALGDALAVALLDARGFREEDFAASHPGGALGRKLLMHVRDLMRTGDQVPRVGPEASFSETMREMSRTGLGATAVVEGDRVLGIFTDGDLRRRIEAGEELRTRCAKDLMHPSPKLIRADALAVDAAELMERHRITSVLVVEDDGRLVGALNSNDLMRAKVI; encoded by the coding sequence ATGCGCTGCCCCATTCTGAATCAGACCAGCCCCTTGAACGCACGCTCTTCCTTCGAACCCGAACGCGCCCTGCAGCTGGCGCGCGACGCCGTCACCGTCGAGGCCCAGGCCCTGCTGGCGCTGCGCGACCGGCTGGGCGAGGCCTTCGTGCAGGCGGTGCAGGCCATGCTGGACAGCAGCCACCGCGTGGTGGTGATGGGCATGGGCAAGAGCGGCCATGTGGGCCGCAAGATCGCCGCCACCCTGGCTTCCACCGGCACGCCGGCCTTCTTCGTCCATCCCGGCGAGGCCTCGCATGGCGACCTGGGCATGGTGATGCCGGGCGACACCGTGATCGCCCTGTCCAATTCGGGCGAGAGCGGCGAGATCAACGCCATCCTGCCGGCCCTGCGCCGCCTGGGCGTGCGCCTGGTGGCCGTGACTGGCAAGCCCGAGTCGACGCTGGCCCGCCACGCCGACATCGTGCTGGATTCCTCGGTCGCGCAGGAGGCCTGCCCGCTGAACCTGGCGCCCACGGCCAGCACCACGGTGCAGATCGCCCTGGGCGACGCGCTGGCCGTGGCCCTGCTGGATGCGCGCGGTTTCCGCGAGGAGGACTTCGCGGCCTCCCACCCCGGCGGCGCCCTGGGCCGCAAGCTGCTGATGCATGTGCGCGACCTGATGCGCACCGGCGACCAGGTGCCGCGCGTCGGCCCCGAGGCCAGCTTCAGCGAGACGATGCGCGAGATGTCGCGCACCGGCCTGGGCGCCACGGCCGTGGTCGAGGGCGACCGGGTGCTGGGCATCTTCACCGATGGCGATCTGCGCCGCCGCATCGAAGCGGGCGAGGAGCTGCGCACCCGCTGTGCGAAGGACCTGATGCATCCTTCGCCCAAGCTGATCCGGGCCGACGCGCTGGCCGTGGATGCGGCCGAACTGATGGAGCGCCACCGCATCACCAGCGTGCTGGTGGTCGAGGACGACGGCCGTCTGGTCGGCGCGCTCAACAGCAACGACCTGATGCGTGCCAAGGTGATCTGA
- a CDS encoding cation:proton antiporter domain-containing protein produces MATTLEVVLLYLIAAVLGVVGCRLLKLPPMLGYLAVGVLIGPNALAVAKDSSAMANLAEFGVVFLMFAIGLEFNLPKLRSMRTLVFGLGLTQVVLTVLGAVLGNLMLTSATAWFGLPWDLGWQGAFVLGAAMAMSSTAIVVKLMAERLELESEHGRRVMGVLLFQDLAVVPLLVLIPALGSGGEGLVTALGSALVKAVVLLTLLLMGGQRLMRWWLTLVARRKSEELFMLNLLLVTLGLAWLTEHFGLSLALGAFVAGMLVAETEYKHQVEADIRPFHDVLLGLFFITIGMKLDWHPVWDHWLLVLTLTTLPVLTKAALAAALARVFRATPGVALRTGLYLAQAGEFGFVLLTLGGEHGLIDARWQSPVLASMVLSMLATPFVILYSNRIVMRLSASDWLMQSVQLTAIAKKAIRTEAHVIICGYGRSGQNLARLLEQEHIPYMALDLDPDRVRQAAAAGQSVVFGDAARLTSLVAAGLSRASAVVISYHDTPSALKVLHLVQQHAPQVPVVVRTLDDSDLEKLRAAGATEVVPEALEGSLMLASQALALVGVPLRRVIRLVQDARYERYGLLRDYFHGADDDSAGEAQQPRLRTVSLPPGAVSVGRPLGLLALDGLGVHVVSVRGADGHVRPGEADFVLTAGDTLLLSGRPEALALAETRLLTG; encoded by the coding sequence ATGGCCACCACGCTCGAAGTCGTCCTGCTGTACCTGATCGCCGCCGTGCTGGGGGTGGTGGGCTGCCGCCTGCTCAAGCTCCCGCCCATGCTGGGCTACCTGGCCGTGGGCGTGCTGATCGGCCCCAATGCCCTGGCCGTGGCCAAGGATTCCAGCGCCATGGCCAATCTGGCCGAGTTCGGCGTGGTGTTCCTGATGTTCGCCATCGGGCTGGAGTTCAATCTGCCCAAGCTCCGGAGCATGCGCACCCTGGTGTTCGGCCTGGGCCTGACCCAGGTGGTGCTGACCGTGCTGGGCGCCGTGCTGGGCAACCTGATGCTGACCAGCGCCACCGCCTGGTTCGGCCTGCCCTGGGACCTGGGCTGGCAGGGCGCCTTCGTGCTGGGCGCGGCCATGGCCATGTCCTCCACCGCCATCGTGGTCAAGCTCATGGCCGAACGGCTGGAGCTGGAGAGCGAGCACGGCCGGCGGGTGATGGGCGTGCTGCTGTTCCAGGATCTGGCCGTGGTGCCGCTGCTGGTGCTCATCCCGGCCCTGGGCAGTGGCGGCGAGGGCCTGGTGACGGCCCTGGGCAGCGCCCTGGTCAAGGCGGTGGTCCTGCTGACGCTGCTGCTGATGGGCGGGCAGCGGCTCATGCGCTGGTGGCTGACCCTGGTCGCGCGGCGCAAGAGCGAAGAGCTGTTCATGCTCAACCTGCTGCTGGTCACCCTGGGCCTGGCCTGGCTGACCGAGCATTTCGGGCTCTCGCTGGCGCTGGGCGCCTTCGTCGCCGGCATGCTGGTGGCCGAAACCGAATACAAGCACCAGGTGGAGGCCGACATCCGCCCCTTCCACGACGTGCTGCTGGGTCTGTTCTTCATCACCATCGGCATGAAGCTGGACTGGCACCCCGTGTGGGACCACTGGCTGCTGGTGCTGACGCTCACCACCCTGCCGGTGCTGACCAAGGCGGCGCTGGCGGCCGCGCTGGCCCGCGTGTTCCGCGCCACCCCCGGCGTGGCCCTGCGCACCGGCCTGTACCTGGCCCAGGCCGGCGAGTTCGGCTTCGTGCTGCTGACCCTGGGGGGCGAGCATGGCCTCATCGACGCCCGCTGGCAGAGCCCGGTGCTGGCCTCGATGGTGCTGTCGATGCTGGCCACGCCCTTCGTCATCCTCTACAGCAACCGCATCGTCATGCGCCTGTCGGCCAGCGACTGGCTGATGCAGTCGGTGCAGCTGACCGCCATCGCCAAGAAGGCCATCCGCACCGAGGCCCACGTCATCATCTGCGGCTACGGGCGCAGCGGACAGAACCTGGCGCGACTGCTGGAGCAGGAGCACATCCCCTACATGGCACTGGACCTGGACCCGGACCGGGTGCGCCAGGCGGCGGCCGCGGGCCAGAGCGTGGTCTTCGGCGACGCGGCCCGTCTGACCAGTCTGGTGGCCGCCGGCCTCTCGCGGGCCAGTGCGGTGGTCATCAGCTACCACGACACGCCCTCGGCCCTGAAGGTGCTGCACCTGGTGCAGCAGCATGCCCCCCAGGTGCCGGTGGTGGTGCGCACGCTGGACGACAGCGATCTGGAGAAGCTGCGCGCGGCCGGCGCCACCGAGGTGGTGCCCGAGGCCCTGGAAGGCTCGCTGATGCTGGCCTCCCAGGCCCTGGCCCTGGTGGGCGTGCCGCTGCGCCGGGTGATCCGCCTGGTGCAGGACGCCCGCTACGAACGCTACGGCCTGCTGCGCGACTACTTCCACGGTGCCGACGATGACAGCGCCGGTGAGGCCCAGCAGCCCCGGCTGCGCACCGTCAGCCTGCCGCCCGGCGCGGTCAGCGTGGGGCGCCCGCTGGGCCTGCTGGCGCTGGACGGCCTGGGTGTGCATGTCGTGTCGGTGCGGGGGGCCGACGGCCATGTGCGGCCCGGCGAGGCCGACTTCGTGCTGACCGCCGGCGACACCCTGCTGCTCTCCGGCCGGCCCGAGGCCCTGGCCCTGGCCGAGACCCGCCTGCTGACCGGCTGA
- a CDS encoding adenine phosphoribosyltransferase — MSLPRPDPLLDRPTELIRSTIRTVPDWPEPGVQFRDITPLLQNPRVFRVLIDQFVHRYFDVRPDVIAGLDARGFIIGSVLAYELNVGFVPIRKKGKLPFTTVEETYELEYGSATVELHTDAVKPGDRVLLVDDLIATGGTMMAGKRLLEKLGATVLEGAAIVDLPELGGSDRLREAGLPLFTLVDFSGH, encoded by the coding sequence ATGTCCCTGCCTCGCCCCGACCCCCTGCTGGACCGACCCACCGAACTGATCCGCAGCACCATCCGCACCGTGCCGGATTGGCCCGAGCCGGGGGTGCAGTTCCGCGACATCACGCCGCTGCTGCAGAACCCGCGGGTGTTCCGGGTGCTGATCGACCAGTTCGTGCACCGTTACTTCGACGTGCGGCCCGATGTGATCGCCGGCCTGGACGCGCGCGGCTTCATCATTGGCTCGGTGCTGGCCTACGAGCTCAACGTCGGTTTCGTGCCCATCCGCAAGAAGGGCAAGCTGCCCTTCACCACAGTGGAGGAAACCTACGAGCTCGAGTACGGCAGCGCCACGGTGGAGTTGCACACCGACGCCGTCAAGCCGGGTGACCGGGTGCTGCTGGTGGACGACCTGATCGCCACCGGCGGCACGATGATGGCCGGCAAGCGCCTGCTGGAGAAGCTGGGCGCCACCGTGCTGGAGGGCGCGGCCATCGTGGATCTGCCCGAGCTGGGCGGCTCCGACCGCCTGCGCGAGGCCGGCCTGCCGCTGTTTACGCTGGTGGATTTTTCCGGCCACTGA
- a CDS encoding Crp/Fnr family transcriptional regulator: MSIEQLVEATASLNAPDAFRPRFDAKRWAQFGSYLQQHKLRAGDMLVRFHDQDRNMYLLESGNLQVYVPDDGNLAPRRRPVAILRPGSVVGEPSMFGDTPRMAQVEAMSPAVVWVLTRPRFEELLARVPDLGIELLRAIGAVMAERMRANLERGQPIV; encoded by the coding sequence ATGTCAATCGAGCAGTTGGTCGAAGCCACCGCGTCGCTGAACGCACCGGACGCCTTTCGCCCCCGTTTTGATGCCAAGCGCTGGGCGCAGTTCGGCAGCTACCTGCAGCAGCACAAGCTGCGCGCCGGCGACATGCTGGTGCGCTTCCACGACCAGGACCGGAACATGTACCTGCTGGAAAGCGGCAATCTGCAGGTCTATGTGCCCGATGACGGCAACCTCGCGCCCAGGCGCCGGCCTGTGGCCATCCTGCGGCCGGGTTCGGTGGTGGGCGAGCCCAGCATGTTCGGCGACACCCCGCGCATGGCCCAGGTCGAGGCCATGTCGCCGGCGGTGGTGTGGGTGCTCACCCGCCCCCGCTTCGAGGAACTGCTGGCCCGGGTGCCCGACCTGGGCATCGAACTGCTGCGCGCCATCGGCGCGGTGATGGCCGAGCGCATGCGCGCCAACCTGGAGCGCGGTCAGCCCATCGTCTGA
- a CDS encoding methyl-accepting chemotaxis protein: MPISAAPSASARQADLFQIARTGDLVMLSTLVASELAALAIGQYYGGLGLAAGLGGLLLALGAAAFALARGRWLAQLTLTATNAAMVMLHIQLGRGTIEFHFGVFVLLGLLLVYRDWRPIVLGAALFAVHHLAFDRLQALGWGLYCTPEANLLKTLMHAIYVVVQTGIEIFLAVGLHRAAVEAAELTDLVRRVDRGGSLCLDVHEVHASTPVSQMLKSALQKMEAAMADVSQSAAAIENAATEIASGNLNLSQRTEEQASNLQQTAASMEELTSTVQNTAQSAGQANELASHAASSAQAGGAVVNEVIETMAHISESSQRIADINAVIDGIAFQTNILALNAAVEAARAGEQGRGFAVVAGEVRTLAQRSAEAAKEIRSLISASVERVANGSAQVGRAGEQMGAIVQQVRQVSDLISEISSASQEQTQGIDQVNDAVTELDRVTQQNAALVEESAAAAESLQRQAAQLNAVVGRFTLGAQRQPA, from the coding sequence ATGCCGATTTCCGCTGCCCCATCCGCCTCGGCCCGCCAGGCCGACCTGTTCCAGATCGCCCGCACCGGGGACCTGGTGATGCTGTCCACCCTGGTGGCGAGTGAGTTGGCGGCCCTGGCAATCGGTCAGTACTACGGCGGCCTGGGTCTGGCGGCGGGCCTGGGCGGACTGCTCCTGGCCCTGGGCGCTGCGGCCTTCGCCCTGGCCCGCGGCCGCTGGCTGGCCCAGCTCACGTTGACCGCGACCAACGCCGCCATGGTGATGCTGCACATCCAGCTGGGACGCGGCACGATCGAGTTCCACTTCGGCGTGTTCGTCCTGCTGGGCCTGCTGCTGGTGTACCGCGACTGGCGCCCCATCGTGCTCGGCGCGGCCCTGTTCGCGGTGCACCACCTGGCGTTCGACCGCCTGCAGGCCCTGGGCTGGGGCCTGTATTGCACGCCGGAGGCCAACCTGCTCAAGACCCTGATGCACGCCATCTACGTGGTGGTGCAGACGGGCATCGAGATCTTCCTGGCCGTCGGCCTGCACCGCGCCGCCGTCGAGGCCGCCGAACTGACCGATCTGGTGCGCCGCGTCGACCGGGGCGGCTCGCTGTGCCTGGACGTGCACGAAGTCCATGCCAGCACACCGGTGTCGCAGATGCTCAAGAGCGCCCTGCAGAAGATGGAGGCTGCCATGGCCGACGTCAGCCAGTCTGCCGCGGCCATCGAGAACGCCGCCACCGAGATCGCCTCGGGCAACCTCAACCTCAGCCAGCGCACCGAAGAGCAGGCCAGCAACCTGCAGCAGACCGCGGCCTCGATGGAGGAGCTCACCAGCACCGTCCAGAACACGGCCCAGAGCGCGGGCCAGGCCAACGAGTTGGCCAGCCACGCGGCCAGCTCCGCGCAGGCGGGTGGTGCGGTGGTCAACGAGGTGATCGAGACCATGGCCCACATTTCGGAGTCCTCCCAGCGCATCGCCGACATCAATGCGGTGATTGACGGCATCGCCTTCCAGACCAACATCCTGGCCCTCAATGCCGCCGTCGAAGCGGCCCGTGCCGGCGAGCAGGGCCGCGGCTTTGCGGTGGTGGCCGGCGAGGTGCGCACCCTGGCCCAGCGCTCGGCCGAGGCCGCCAAGGAGATCCGCTCGCTGATCAGCGCCAGCGTGGAGCGGGTGGCCAACGGCAGCGCCCAGGTCGGCCGGGCCGGCGAGCAGATGGGGGCCATCGTCCAGCAGGTGCGCCAGGTGAGCGACCTCATCAGCGAGATCTCCTCGGCCTCGCAGGAACAGACCCAGGGCATCGATCAGGTCAACGACGCGGTCACCGAACTCGACCGCGTGACCCAGCAGAACGCGGCGCTGGTGGAGGAAAGCGCTGCGGCCGCCGAGAGCCTGCAGCGCCAGGCGGCCCAGCTCAATGCGGTGGTGGGGCGCTTCACCCTCGGGGCCCAGCGGCAGCCGGCCTGA
- a CDS encoding MFS transporter → MSLRSGSFPRTFHASLQLLLTRRFGTFWLASLLSNIGTWAQQVAQPWLMLSLGASPWLLGLDTFALGGPGLLLTLLGGVLADRADRRRLIATLQSIQMLCPLLIVGLLLHGSIQPWIIVALSLVVGVTDALSMPSFQTIVSTLVDRRQLPTGIALNTTQFNLSRILGPSLAGVLMASIGAVGAFAVSAASYLPFIAVALWILPRATVQAVAPAEGGRDGPPLAGARAVLAQPALRGAVLTVLGGSLLCSPLLTFCPVLVKTVFQADVAQFSLTVSAFGAGGLLGGLLLMAVDPARDRRPLASWAASGFAAVVLLSALNPWAWALPLLFVAGGLAMTMANASANAWLQSQAPAAIRGQTVSLFMLAMRGGTALGGLLTGLTVSAWGVREALALNGLLALLALAGVRRGWLAVPRPTLAG, encoded by the coding sequence ATGAGCCTGAGGTCGGGGTCTTTCCCGCGCACCTTCCACGCCTCGCTGCAGCTGCTGCTGACGCGGCGCTTCGGCACCTTCTGGCTGGCCAGCCTGCTGTCCAACATCGGCACCTGGGCCCAGCAGGTGGCGCAGCCCTGGCTGATGCTGTCGCTGGGTGCCTCGCCCTGGCTGCTGGGGCTGGATACCTTCGCCCTGGGCGGGCCGGGCCTGCTGCTGACCCTGCTGGGCGGCGTGCTGGCCGACCGGGCCGACCGCCGGCGGCTGATCGCCACGCTGCAGTCCATCCAGATGCTGTGCCCGCTGCTGATCGTGGGGCTGCTGCTGCACGGGTCCATCCAGCCCTGGATCATCGTGGCGCTCTCTCTGGTGGTGGGCGTGACGGATGCGCTGTCCATGCCCTCCTTCCAGACCATCGTCTCGACCCTGGTGGACCGCCGGCAGCTGCCCACCGGCATCGCGCTCAACACCACGCAGTTCAACCTCTCGCGCATCCTGGGGCCCTCGCTGGCCGGGGTGCTGATGGCCAGCATCGGTGCGGTGGGGGCCTTTGCGGTCAGCGCCGCGTCCTACCTGCCCTTCATCGCAGTGGCGCTGTGGATCCTGCCGCGGGCGACGGTGCAGGCGGTGGCGCCGGCCGAGGGTGGCAGGGATGGCCCGCCGCTGGCCGGTGCGCGCGCGGTGCTGGCCCAGCCGGCGCTGCGTGGCGCGGTGTTGACGGTGCTGGGCGGCAGCCTGCTGTGCAGCCCGTTGCTGACCTTCTGCCCGGTGCTGGTCAAGACGGTGTTCCAGGCAGACGTGGCGCAGTTCAGCCTGACGGTCAGCGCCTTCGGCGCGGGGGGGCTGCTGGGCGGCCTGCTGCTGATGGCGGTGGACCCGGCGCGCGACCGCCGGCCCCTGGCCTCCTGGGCCGCCAGCGGCTTCGCTGCGGTGGTGTTGCTGTCCGCCCTGAACCCCTGGGCCTGGGCGCTGCCGCTGCTGTTCGTGGCTGGCGGGCTGGCGATGACGATGGCCAATGCCTCGGCCAATGCCTGGCTGCAGTCCCAGGCGCCGGCCGCCATCCGGGGCCAGACGGTCAGCCTGTTCATGCTGGCCATGCGCGGCGGCACGGCGCTGGGCGGCCTGCTCACCGGCCTCACGGTCAGCGCCTGGGGCGTGCGCGAGGCGCTGGCCCTGAACGGTCTGCTGGCGCTGCTGGCCCTGGCTGGGGTGCGTCGGGGCTGGTTGGCCGTTCCGCGGCCCACCCTGGCAGGCTGA
- a CDS encoding DUF535 family protein: MRTSPLNLGRSLTMAVNHVRARRLWSGLTGQLRESPLLEAVLLRGTEAFTPLVRELADRRLSLAERFEVYALSVQTADRLLSVTAQEELRQGRRVVLLAQDGFQIDLGVNEYSMEEGLWSVTLRGAEGVRLSTASLSFLPGDRLLVGCVQGPKMSDALALGEIRRATHAFHGLRPPHLVLAVLKALARCGGQQLLGVDLRVKARLRRHKLRQGYHFDYRTFWGELGGTLNGDGHWVLPLDDSEQRQLSEVPAKKRSMYRRRNEWLANLAPRLRPHLAPSLRPPVDRTAA, translated from the coding sequence ATGCGCACCAGCCCCCTCAATCTGGGGCGCAGTCTCACCATGGCGGTCAACCATGTCCGGGCCCGCCGCCTGTGGTCCGGCTTGACGGGGCAGCTGCGCGAGAGCCCGCTGCTGGAGGCGGTCCTCCTGCGCGGAACCGAGGCCTTCACCCCCTTGGTCCGGGAACTGGCGGACCGTCGCCTCAGCCTGGCGGAGCGCTTCGAGGTGTATGCCCTCAGCGTGCAGACGGCAGACCGGCTGCTGAGCGTCACCGCCCAGGAAGAGCTCCGGCAGGGGCGGCGCGTGGTCCTGCTCGCCCAGGATGGCTTCCAGATCGATCTGGGGGTCAACGAGTACAGCATGGAAGAGGGCTTGTGGTCGGTGACGCTGCGCGGTGCCGAGGGCGTGCGCCTGTCCACGGCGAGCCTGAGCTTTCTGCCGGGCGACCGTCTGCTGGTGGGCTGCGTGCAGGGCCCCAAGATGTCGGATGCTCTGGCACTGGGGGAGATCCGGCGCGCGACCCACGCCTTTCATGGCCTGCGGCCGCCGCACCTGGTGCTGGCCGTGCTGAAGGCCCTGGCCCGATGCGGCGGCCAGCAGCTGCTGGGCGTGGACCTGCGGGTCAAGGCGCGCTTGCGGCGCCACAAGCTGCGCCAGGGCTACCACTTCGACTATCGGACCTTCTGGGGCGAGTTGGGTGGCACCTTGAACGGGGACGGCCACTGGGTGCTGCCGCTGGACGACAGCGAGCAGCGGCAGCTGTCCGAGGTGCCGGCCAAGAAGCGCAGCATGTACCGGCGCCGCAACGAATGGCTGGCCAATCTGGCGCCGCGGCTCCGGCCGCATCTCGCACCGTCGCTTCGTCCCCCGGTGGATCGGACCGCAGCCTGA
- the mnmE gene encoding tRNA uridine-5-carboxymethylaminomethyl(34) synthesis GTPase MnmE — protein MTLARLHDPIVAIATAPGRGAVGIVRVSGPDLKPLAQALLGQVPAPRHALYGPFREADGALIDHGLALYFPAPHSYTGEDVLELQAHGGPVVLQLLLARCLGAGAALGWPLRLAEPGEFTQRAFLNDKLDLAQAEAVADLIDASTEAAARSATRSLAGAFSQEIEGLAERIVTLRMLVEATLDFPEEEIDFLEKADARGKLRAIQAAVDAVLGRARQGALLREGLRVVLAGQPNVGKSSLLNALAGAELAIVTPIAGTTRDRVSETIQIEGVPIHITDTAGLRDDAAASDEVERIGMARSWESIASADAVLFLHDLTRLQDPAYQAADAVIAQKLQAVDPARRIQVFNKADSGTEALATHPEGEAALVISARTGQGLEALRRLLLERAGWQAAPEGVYIARTRHVQALREAAEHLALAAEHADQADAALDLLAEELRLAHEALQQITGRFSADDLLGEIFSRFCIGK, from the coding sequence ATGACCTTGGCCCGCCTGCATGACCCCATCGTCGCCATCGCCACCGCCCCCGGGCGCGGGGCGGTGGGCATCGTTCGCGTCTCCGGGCCGGACCTGAAACCCCTGGCCCAGGCCCTGCTGGGCCAGGTGCCGGCGCCGCGCCACGCGCTGTACGGTCCCTTCCGCGAGGCCGATGGCGCCCTGATCGACCATGGCCTGGCGCTCTACTTTCCGGCCCCGCACAGCTACACCGGCGAGGACGTGCTGGAGCTGCAGGCCCACGGCGGCCCGGTGGTGCTGCAGCTGCTGCTGGCCCGCTGTCTGGGTGCCGGTGCCGCGCTGGGCTGGCCGCTGCGACTGGCCGAGCCCGGCGAGTTCACCCAGCGCGCCTTTCTGAACGACAAGCTGGACCTGGCCCAGGCCGAGGCGGTGGCCGACCTGATCGACGCCAGCACCGAGGCGGCAGCGCGCAGCGCCACCCGCTCGCTGGCCGGTGCCTTCTCGCAGGAGATCGAGGGCCTGGCCGAGCGCATCGTCACGCTGCGCATGCTGGTGGAGGCCACGCTGGACTTTCCCGAGGAGGAGATCGACTTTCTGGAGAAGGCCGACGCGCGCGGCAAGCTGCGCGCCATTCAGGCCGCGGTGGACGCGGTGCTGGGCCGGGCCCGCCAGGGCGCGCTGCTGCGCGAGGGCCTGCGGGTCGTGCTGGCCGGCCAGCCCAATGTGGGCAAGAGCTCGCTGCTCAACGCCCTGGCCGGCGCCGAGCTGGCCATCGTCACCCCCATTGCGGGCACCACGCGCGACCGGGTCAGCGAGACGATCCAGATCGAGGGCGTGCCCATCCACATCACCGACACCGCCGGCCTGCGCGACGACGCGGCCGCCAGCGACGAGGTGGAACGCATCGGCATGGCGCGTAGCTGGGAATCCATCGCCAGCGCGGACGCGGTGCTCTTCCTGCACGACCTGACCCGGCTGCAAGACCCGGCGTACCAGGCCGCCGACGCGGTGATCGCGCAGAAACTGCAGGCGGTGGATCCGGCCCGGCGGATCCAGGTCTTCAACAAGGCCGACAGCGGCACCGAGGCGCTGGCCACCCATCCGGAGGGCGAGGCCGCGCTGGTCATCTCGGCCCGCACGGGACAGGGGCTGGAGGCCCTGCGCCGCCTGCTGCTGGAACGTGCCGGCTGGCAGGCCGCGCCCGAGGGCGTCTACATCGCCCGCACCCGCCATGTGCAGGCCCTGCGCGAGGCGGCCGAGCACCTGGCCCTGGCGGCCGAGCACGCCGACCAGGCCGACGCCGCGCTGGACCTGCTGGCCGAGGAGTTGCGCCTGGCCCACGAGGCCCTGCAGCAGATCACCGGCCGCTTCAGCGCCGACGACCTGCTGGGCGAAATCTTCAGCCGCTTTTGCATCGGCAAGTGA